From one Phocoena sinus isolate mPhoSin1 chromosome 4, mPhoSin1.pri, whole genome shotgun sequence genomic stretch:
- the LOC116752560 gene encoding serine palmitoyltransferase small subunit B, translating to MDFKRVKDYFSWLYYQYQIISCCAVLEPWERSMFNTILLTIFAMVVYTAYVFIPIHIRLAWEFFSKMCGYHSTISN from the coding sequence ATGGATTTCAAACGTGTGAAGGACTATTTCTCCTGGCTCTACTATCAATACCAAATCATTAGCTGCTGTGCTGTCTTGGAGCCCTGGGAGCGATCCATGTTCAATACCATCTTACTAACCATTTTTGCTATGGTGGTATACACCGCCTATGTTTTTATCCCAATCCACATTCGCCTGGCTTGGGAATTTTTCTCCAAAATGTGTGGCTATCACAGTACAATTTCTAATTGA